One genomic segment of Anguilla anguilla isolate fAngAng1 chromosome 2, fAngAng1.pri, whole genome shotgun sequence includes these proteins:
- the rfx1b gene encoding MHC class II regulatory factor RFX1: MATSGYVEDLQQPSQPQGGSVTMAPGQHPAPPPAPPSAPPQFLVELQTNAAAATPPPTSTTPPASAPPQQAQKNAGVLATPTQPPPTQYVTAEIQSVAAQPSNGQSTPQYIVVTVTEGSLHSNDSVSDSSPPPAGVQTGVPTQVVQQVQTAQQRSVVQAVSQAAKTAQSAPPLTVTNLQPVHLSQEVQQQLQQVPVQHVYSSQVQYVEGGDANYTTSTIRSGSYTYSDSPLYTHTASGSYYEATPASASQVTTPVTSQTVSVSAGGAPVSMFLSGAGQIVASSTSGTSGGGTPPSVAPVGGGSGGSGGSYVIQGGYMLGVSNTNQSYSHNTRASPATVQWLLENYETAEGVSLPRSTLYCHYLLHCQEQKLEPVNAASFGKLIRSVFMGLRTRRLGTRGNSKYHYYGLRIKASSSLLRLMEDQQHLAMRQQPFSHKQRLKPVHKVEGMTNGMSLGAGQQQTGLADISAQVQQYQQFLDASRTLPEFPEIDLQDKALPDGIAMEHIKGFQVLYREHCEAILDVMINLQFTLVETLWKSFWRFSESQSGESDSLGVHDESEKRLPKSCLVLLCKYEPVLCWSKDCDNTLYQGLVEILIPDVLRPIPSALTQAIRNFAKSLESWLTNAMMNIPEEMVRIKVTSASAFAQTLRRYTSLNHLAQAARAVLQNTAQISQMLSDLNRVDFANVQEQASWVCRCEDRVVQRLEQDFKLTLQQQNSLEQWAAWLEGVVSQVLKPYQASTSFPKAAKLFLLKWSFYSSMVIRDLTLRSAASFGSFHLIRLLYDEYMYYLIEHRVAQAKGETPIAVMGEFASLGRSLSALDPDKEEEEEEEEESEDECQDPSDPAGLGEESLEPPAKLARTDTRALFSTGHGDN, encoded by the exons ATGGCGACTTCAGGCTACGTGGAGGATCTGCAGCAACCCTCAcagccacaagggggcagcGTGACCATGGCGCCCGGGCagcaccctgccccgccccctgctccgcCTTCCGCCCCTCCGCAGTTCCTTGTGGAGCTGCAGaccaacgccgccgccgccaccccccctcccacgtCAACCACGCCCCCTGCCTCAGCCCCTCCCCAGCAAGCGCAGAAGAACGCGGGGGTATTGGCCACGCCCACgcagccccctcccacccagtACGTCACCGCGGAGATCCAGAGCGTGGCCGCGCAGCCCAGCAACGGCCAGAGCACGCCCCAGTACATAGTGGTCACGGTCACAG agGGTTCCCTGCACTCCAATGACTCTGTGTCggactccagcccccccccggcAGGGGTTCAGACGGGGGTCCCCACTCAGGTAGTGCAGCAGGTTCAGACGGCCCAGCag AGGTCTGTGGTGCAGGCGGTGTCCCAGGCAGCCAAGACCGCACAGAGCGCCCCCCCACTGACCGTCACCAACCTGCAGCCCGTTCATCTCAGCCAGGAG gtgcagcagcagctgcagcaggtgcCAGTGCAGCATGTGTACTCCAGCCAGGTGCAGTATGTGGAGGGTGGAGATGCAAACTACACCACCAGCACCAT ACGCTCCGGCAGCTACACGTACTCCGACAGCCCTCTCTACACCCACACGGCTTCCGGCTCTTACTACGAGGCCACGCCCGCCTCGGCGTCCCAGGTGACCACGCCCGTCACCTCTCAGACCGTGTCGGTGAGCGCGGGAGGGGCGCCGGTCTCCATGTTCCtgtcgggggcggggcagatCGTGGCCAGCAGCACCTCGGGCACCAGCGGCGGGGGCACCCCCCCTTCCGTGGccccggtgggggggggcagcggcggGAGCGGGGGCAGCTACGTCATCCAGGGGGGGTACATGCTGGGGGTCAGCAACACCAACCAGAGCTACTCGCACAACACCCGCGCGTCACCCGCTACT gtgcagTGGCTGCTGGAGAACTACGAGACGGCGGAGGGGGTGAGCCTGCCGCGCTCCACGCTGTACTGCCACTACCTGCTGCACTGCcaggagcagaagctggagCCCGTGAACGCCGCGTCCTTCGGCAAGCTGATCCGCTCCGTGTTCATGGGCCTGCGGACGCGCCGGCTCGGCACGCG GGGGAACTCCAAGTACCACTACTACGGCCTGAGGATCAAAGCCAGCTCCTCCCTGCTCAGACTGATGGAGGACCAGCAGCACCTGGCCATGAGGCAGCAGCCTTTCTCTCACAAACAGAG GTTAAAGCCTGTGCATAAAGTGGAGGGGATGACCAATGGGATgagcctgggggcggggcagcagcAGACGGGGCTCGCGGACATCAGCGCCCAGGTGCAGCAGTACCAGCAGTTTTTGG ACGCCTCTCGCACCCTGCCCGAGTTCCCCGAGATCGACCTCCAGGACAAAGCACTGCCTGATGGGATAGCGATGGAGCACATCAAGGGCTTTCAGGTGCTCTACCGGGAACACTGCGAG GCCATCCTGGACGTGATGATCAACCTGCAGTTCACTCTGGTGGAGACGCTGTGGAAGTCCTTCTGGAGGTTCAGCGAGAGCCAATCGGGCGAGTCCGACTCGCTGGGCGT TCACGACGAGTCGGAGAAGCGGCTGCCCAAGTCGTGCCTGGTGCTGCTGTGTAAGTACGAGCCGGTGCTGTGCTGGAGCAAAGACTGCGACAACACGCTGTACCAGGGCCTGGTGGAGATCCTCATCCCCGACGTGCTGCGCCCCATCCCCA GTGCCTTAACTCAAGCCATCCGCAACTTCGCCAAGAGCCTGGAGAGCTGGCTCACCAACGCCATGATGAACATTCCCGAGGAGATGGTCCGCATCAAG GTGACCTCGGCCAGCGCGTTTGCGCAGACGCTGCGGCGGTACACCTCGCTCAACCACCTGGCCCAGGCGGCGCGCGCCGTCCTGCAGAACACGGCGCAGATCAGCCAGATGCTGAGCGACCTCAACCGCGTCGACTTCGCCAACGTGCAG GAGCAGGCCTCGTGGGTGTGCCGCTGTGAGGACCGGGTGGTGCAGCGGTTAGAGCAGGACTTCAAGCTGAcgctgcagcagcagaactCTCTGGAGCAGTGGGCCGCCTGGCTGGAGGGGGTGGTCTCCCAGGTCCTAAAGCCCTACCAGGCCAGCACCTCCTTCCCCAAAGCCGCCAAGCTCTTCCTGCTCAAGTGGTCCTTCTACAG CTCCATGGTGATCAGAGACCTGACCCTGCGCAGCGCCGCGAGCTTTGGCTCCTTCCACCTGATCCGGCTGCTGTACGATGAGTACATGTACTACCTGATAGAGCACCGCGTGGCCCAGGCCAAGGGGGAGACGCCCATCGCCGTCATGGGAGAG ttTGCCAGCCTGGGCAGGAGCCTGAGCGCTCTGGATCCTGATAAAG aagaggaagaagaggaggaggaagagagcgaAGATGAGTGCCAGGACCCGTCGGACCCGGCCGGCCTCGGGGAGGAGTCACTGGAGCCGCCCGCCAAGCTGGCGAGGACTGACACACGGGCACTTTTCAGCACAGGACACGGAGACAACTGa
- the dcaf15 gene encoding DDB1- and CUL4-associated factor 15, translating to MAPSSKSEKDENKQKTQRKHKEHVVKLLNRGKLSGQLSQRLFRKLPPRVCVPLKNIVSEEFLRAGHIFLGFTKCGRYVLSYTSDCGEDDDFSFYIYHLYWWEFNMHSRLKQVHHVRLFAGEDIYSDLYLTVCEWPNDHSKIVIFGFNTRSSSSVLMNLMMSDENNRDIYITIASMPPSRPCAQCCPPPSSSIRTGGSECLEHGFVLNSRYQVVYPFPTFQPAFQLKKDQVILLNTSYSLVACAVSLCPAGAQGESGQILYRKRASRSGPPPTGPTTSAQGSPDPTLDSAQPCPAPASPCQSQAAARAREFAADLFRRAQGRGAEPERGPEAEGRRAERTEAESGEGDQNWAETKARDAERRGRDEARAGPSLRASEPQGPEDGARSHGAMMMSPSSASSSCLSPRSPQEPVSTEPGYVNYTRLKYCLPQPGALEQDTEYEDDKVQLPFTVTDLKGRSLQLIPGQSHSQCLCVEQLTLDFEYVINEVIRNDAAWAPQFCSFSDYDVVILEVCPETNTVVINIGLLLLAFSNAEEEHCRPNTYHSSVQVSWDLSTGVCRTVGIGDLTELKGQTSGSVWSSYRKSCVNTVMKWLVPESSSRYINRMTNEALHKGSSLQVLADSDRGTWIVL from the exons ATGGCGCCCAGCTCGAAATCAGAAaaggatgaaaacaaacagaaaacacagaggaaacatAAAGAGCACGTCGTCAAGCTCCTTAATCGAGGAAAG TTATCAGGTCAGCTGTCGCAGCGGTTGTTCCGGAAGCTTCCTCCTCGAGTGTGCGTGCCACTCAAAAACATTGTCAGCGAGGAGTTCCtgagagcagg GCACATCTTCCTGGGTTTCACAAAGTGCGGCCGCTATGTGCTGTCCTACACCAGTGACTGTGGCGAAGACGATGACTTCTCCTTCTACATCTACCACCTGTACTGGTGGGAGTTCAACATGCACAGCCGCCTCAAACAG gtgcaCCACGTGCGCTTGTTTGCTGGTGAGGATATCTACAGTGACCTCTACCTGACCGTGTGCGAGTGGCCCAACGATCATTCCAAAATAGTCATCTTTGGCTTCAA CACCCGCAGCTCCAGCTCAGTCCTGATGAACCTGATGATGAGCGATGAGAATAACAGGGACATCTACATCACCATCGCCTCCATGCCCCCCTCGAGACCCTGCGCCCAGTGctgccccccgccctcctcctccataCGCACAG ggggcagcgaGTGCCTGGAGCACGGCTTCGTGCTCAACTCGCGCTATCAGGTGGTTTACCCCTTCCCCACCTTCCAGCCTGCCTTCCAGCTGAAGAAAGACCAGGTGATCCTGCTCAACACCAGCTACTCGCTGGTGGCCTGCGCCGTGTCCCTCTGCCCAG ctgGGGCGCAGGGCGAGTCGGGTCAGATCCTGTACAGGAAGCGGGCGTCCCGCTCTGGACCACCCCCCACAGGGCCCACCACCTCTGCTCAGGGTTCCCCCGACCCCACTCTGGACTCCGCCCAGCCTTGCCCCGCCCCGGCCTCTCCCTGCCAATCGCAGGCGGCTGCCAGGGCCAGAGAGTTCGCCGCCGACCTCTTCAGGAGAGCGCAGGGGCGAGGGGCAGAGCCGGAGAGGGGCCCCGaggcggaggggaggagggcCGAGCGGACGGAGGCGGAGTCTGGGGAGGGCGATCAGAATTGGGCGGAGACTAAAGCGAGGGATgcggagaggagggggcgggatgAGGCGAGGGCGGGGCCATCCCTCCGGGCGTCGGAGCCGCAGGGTCCCGAAGATGGTGCCCGCTCCCACGGCGCGATGATGATGTCACCGTCCtccgcttcctcttcctgcctgtCCCCCCGCTCGCCCCAGGAGCCGGTTTCCACAGAGCCGGGATACGTGAACTACACGCGGCTGAAGTACTGCTTACCGCAGCCTGGAGCCCTGGAGCAGGACACCG aaTACGAGGATGACAAAGTGCAGCTACCCTTCACTGTGACCGACCTGAAGGGCCGCAGCCTGCAGCTCATCCCCGGACAGAGCcacagccag TGTTTGTGCGTGGAGCAGCTCACTCTGGACTTTGAGTATGTGATTAACGAGGTGATCCGGAACGACGCTGCCTGGGCCCCCCAGTTCTGCTCCTTCAGCGACTACGACGTGGTCATCCTGGAG GTGTGTCCGGAGACGAACACAGTGGTGATCAACATTGGGCTCCTGTTGCTGGCCTTTTCCAATGCTGAAGAGGagcactgcag GCCCAACACGTACCACTCCAGTGTGCAGGTGAGCTGGGACCTGAGCACGGGGGTGTGCCGCACCGTGGGCATCGGTGACCTCACCGAGCTGAAGGGTCAGACCAG TGGCAGCGTGTGGAGCTCCTACAGGAAGTCCTGTGTGAACACGGTGATGAAGTGGCTGGTCCCAGAGAGCAGCTCCCGCTACATAAACCGCATGACCAACGAGGCCCTGCACAAAG GGTCGTCCTTGCAGGTGCTGGCTGACAGTGACCGGGGCACCTGGATCGtcctgtga